The following proteins come from a genomic window of Pyxidicoccus sp. MSG2:
- a CDS encoding ATP-binding protein, whose translation MAEQSRRDNLQSKDVATRPAREAWLDALGGPSELRELIRARDWGATPVGPPETWPHGLKVLVKTMLASRFPMILTWGSQLTQFYNDGYSRLIGDKHPAALGIDIRVTLAESWHILGPVIRQVMETGVASWLPALLLLLERSGYREESYFDVSHAPAEDDSGAVVGMLAVCTEVTQQVIAERRLRLLRDLAARTGEIRGLERTCADVATAIAGHPLEVPFALLYLRSADGSRLHLHGAFGLPEGGDASPATVDLSAEGRAPWPLARAAAGETVRVEDVERRVTVTGGPWGDAVRSALVLPLASEGQGAPLGVLVAGASPNRALDEDYRAYFELVAGQVSVALRNARAYEEERKRAEALAELDRVKTAFFSNVSHEFRTPLTLMLGPVEELLASRRLGETERRELELVHRNALRLLRLVNTLLDFSRLEAGRLEASFEPVDLATLTADLASGFRSAVERAGLVLTVDCPPLAGPVHVDRELWEKVVLNLLSNALKFTFEGGITVRLREEGGQVLLTVEDTGTGIPAADLPRLFERFFRVKGARSRSHEGSGIGLSLVRELARLHGGDVRVDSREGQGTTFTVALPLGRAHLPAERVHGARAQASTATGAGAYVEEALRWLPDRGEGGASRAEPRTEDTSGEGRRGRVLAVDDNADMRVYLARVLGTVFDVVTAEDGEAALKAMARQGPFDLVLTDVMMPRLGGFGLLKALREEPRTRSLPVIMLSARAGEEASVEGLEAGADDYLVKPFSARELVARTRSALELARMRGEVTRREVTESHLREAVRARDDFLSVASHELKTPLTAFRLQLELIERNLSPEARTHVGDRILSAGRQVSRLSALVENLLDVSQITSGRLSLSHDDGDLSALVADAVARLRDEVEAAGSALTLHLEAPLTGRFDRLRMDQVVTNLLQNAIKYGAGTPIEVRVERDGALARITVKDGGIGIAMEDTERIFGRFERAVSARKYGGFGLGLWIARQVVVAHGGTVSVVSAPGRGATFIVELPLLADRGPRTSEEERDAS comes from the coding sequence ATGGCCGAGCAATCCAGGCGCGACAATCTCCAGTCCAAGGACGTGGCGACCCGCCCCGCTCGGGAGGCGTGGCTGGATGCCCTGGGCGGCCCCAGCGAGCTGCGCGAGCTCATCCGCGCTCGGGACTGGGGGGCGACGCCGGTGGGGCCTCCGGAGACGTGGCCGCACGGCCTCAAGGTGCTCGTCAAGACGATGCTGGCCTCGCGCTTCCCCATGATTCTCACGTGGGGCTCACAGCTCACCCAGTTCTACAACGACGGCTACTCGCGGCTCATCGGCGACAAGCACCCGGCGGCGCTCGGCATCGACATCCGCGTCACGCTGGCGGAGTCCTGGCACATCCTGGGTCCCGTCATCCGGCAGGTGATGGAGACGGGCGTCGCCAGCTGGCTGCCGGCGCTGCTGCTCCTGCTGGAGCGCTCGGGCTACCGCGAGGAGTCCTACTTCGACGTGTCGCATGCCCCCGCGGAGGACGACTCGGGCGCGGTGGTGGGCATGCTCGCGGTGTGCACGGAAGTCACGCAGCAGGTCATCGCCGAGCGGCGCCTGCGGCTGCTCAGGGACCTTGCCGCGCGGACGGGTGAGATTCGCGGCCTCGAGCGGACGTGCGCGGACGTGGCGACGGCCATCGCCGGACATCCGCTGGAGGTGCCCTTCGCGCTGCTCTACCTGCGCTCGGCGGACGGCTCGCGGCTCCACCTCCACGGCGCCTTCGGGCTTCCGGAAGGTGGTGACGCCAGTCCCGCCACCGTGGACCTCTCGGCGGAAGGCCGTGCGCCCTGGCCGCTCGCCAGGGCCGCCGCGGGCGAGACGGTACGGGTGGAGGACGTGGAGCGCCGGGTCACTGTCACGGGTGGCCCCTGGGGGGACGCGGTGCGCTCGGCGCTGGTGCTTCCGCTGGCCTCGGAAGGGCAGGGGGCGCCGTTGGGTGTCCTCGTGGCGGGGGCGAGCCCCAACCGCGCGCTCGACGAGGACTACCGCGCGTATTTCGAGCTGGTGGCGGGGCAGGTCTCGGTGGCGCTGCGCAACGCGCGGGCCTACGAGGAGGAGCGCAAGCGCGCCGAGGCGCTGGCGGAGCTGGACCGGGTGAAGACGGCGTTCTTCAGCAACGTCTCGCACGAGTTCCGCACGCCGCTCACGCTGATGCTCGGGCCCGTGGAGGAGCTGCTCGCGTCGCGGCGCCTGGGCGAGACGGAGCGCCGGGAGCTGGAGCTGGTGCACCGCAATGCCCTGCGGCTGCTCCGGCTGGTCAACACGCTGCTGGACTTCTCGCGCCTGGAGGCGGGCCGCCTGGAGGCGAGCTTCGAGCCCGTGGACCTGGCGACGCTCACCGCGGACCTGGCGAGCGGCTTCCGCTCCGCGGTGGAGCGCGCGGGGCTGGTGCTGACGGTGGACTGCCCGCCCCTGGCAGGCCCCGTCCATGTGGACCGGGAGCTCTGGGAGAAGGTCGTCCTCAACCTGCTGTCCAACGCGCTGAAGTTCACCTTCGAGGGCGGCATCACCGTGCGCCTGCGCGAGGAGGGCGGGCAGGTGCTGCTGACGGTGGAGGACACGGGCACCGGCATTCCCGCCGCGGACCTGCCGCGCCTGTTCGAGCGCTTCTTCCGCGTGAAGGGCGCGCGCAGCCGCTCCCACGAGGGCAGCGGAATCGGCCTGTCGTTGGTGCGTGAGCTGGCCCGGCTGCACGGAGGCGACGTCCGCGTGGACAGCCGCGAGGGGCAGGGCACCACCTTCACGGTGGCGCTGCCGCTGGGGCGCGCCCACCTCCCCGCCGAGCGCGTCCACGGCGCACGCGCCCAGGCGTCGACGGCCACTGGCGCGGGGGCCTACGTGGAGGAGGCCCTGCGCTGGCTCCCGGACCGGGGCGAAGGCGGGGCCTCGCGCGCGGAGCCACGCACCGAGGACACTTCCGGCGAAGGGCGGCGCGGGCGCGTGCTGGCGGTGGACGACAACGCGGACATGCGCGTGTACCTCGCGCGCGTGCTCGGCACGGTGTTCGACGTCGTCACCGCGGAGGACGGCGAGGCGGCGCTGAAGGCCATGGCCCGGCAGGGGCCCTTCGACCTGGTGCTGACGGACGTGATGATGCCCCGGCTGGGCGGCTTCGGACTGCTCAAGGCGCTGCGCGAGGAGCCGCGCACGCGCTCGCTCCCGGTCATCATGTTGTCCGCGCGCGCCGGCGAGGAGGCGAGCGTGGAGGGGCTGGAGGCGGGCGCGGACGACTACCTCGTCAAGCCCTTCTCCGCACGCGAGCTGGTGGCGCGCACACGCTCGGCGCTGGAGTTGGCGCGGATGCGTGGCGAAGTCACCCGGCGCGAGGTGACGGAGTCTCACCTGCGCGAGGCCGTCCGGGCGCGCGATGACTTCCTCTCGGTGGCCAGCCACGAGCTGAAGACGCCGCTCACCGCCTTCCGGCTGCAACTGGAGCTCATCGAGCGCAACCTGAGCCCGGAGGCGCGCACGCACGTGGGGGACCGCATCCTCTCCGCGGGGCGGCAGGTGAGCCGGCTGTCGGCGCTGGTGGAGAACCTGCTGGACGTGTCGCAAATCACGTCGGGACGGCTGTCGCTCTCCCATGATGATGGAGACTTGAGCGCGCTGGTGGCGGACGCGGTGGCGCGGCTGCGCGACGAGGTGGAGGCCGCGGGCTCCGCGCTCACGCTTCACCTGGAGGCGCCGCTGACGGGCCGCTTCGACCGGCTGCGCATGGACCAGGTGGTGACGAACCTCCTGCAGAACGCCATCAAGTACGGCGCGGGTACGCCCATCGAGGTGCGCGTGGAGCGCGACGGCGCACTGGCGCGCATCACCGTGAAGGACGGCGGCATCGGTATCGCCATGGAGGACACGGAGCGCATCTTCGGGCGCTTCGAGCGGGCGGTGTCCGCGCGCAAGTATGGCGGCTTCGGCCTGGGACTGTGGATTGCCCGGCAGGTGGTGGTGGCCCACGGCGGCACCGTCTCGGTGGTGAGCGCGCCGGGCCGGGGCGCCACCTTCATCGTGGAGCTGCCACTGCTCGCGGACCGCGGGCCGCGCACCTCCGAGGAGGAGCGAGACGCCTCGTGA
- a CDS encoding YceI family protein, with protein MPAVTTWNIDPAHSSLLFVARHMVVARVHGRFERITGTLKVDPEQPVQGEVEVSADTASIYTGSVDRDTHLRSADFLDAENAPKLTFRSTKVEPTGGSGFRLLGDLTIRNVSHPVVFEARHTATSKDPWGNTRLIYTARATINRADYGIRWNKTLDNGGWLVGEKVDIELDIQAVPATA; from the coding sequence ATGCCCGCTGTAACCACCTGGAACATCGACCCCGCGCACTCCTCCCTCCTGTTCGTGGCCCGCCACATGGTGGTGGCGCGGGTGCATGGCCGCTTCGAGCGCATCACCGGCACGCTGAAGGTGGACCCCGAGCAGCCCGTGCAGGGTGAGGTGGAGGTGAGCGCGGACACGGCCAGCATCTACACGGGCTCGGTGGACCGGGACACGCACCTGCGCTCGGCGGACTTCCTGGACGCGGAGAACGCGCCGAAGCTCACCTTCCGGAGCACGAAGGTGGAGCCGACCGGCGGCTCCGGCTTCCGGCTGTTGGGGGATTTGACCATCCGCAACGTGAGCCATCCCGTGGTGTTCGAGGCGCGCCACACCGCCACGTCCAAGGACCCGTGGGGCAACACGCGGCTCATCTACACCGCGCGCGCCACCATCAACCGCGCGGACTACGGCATCCGCTGGAACAAGACGCTCGACAACGGCGGCTGGCTCGTGGGCGAGAAGGTGGACATCGAGCTGGACATCCAGGCCGTGCCCGCCACGGCCTGA